The DNA region GCGAGACCGCCGAGATGCCCGGCGTGTACGTCGAGGGCGAACTGGACATCGTGGGCACCATCGTGGGTGTGGTGGACCGCCCCAAACTCATCGACGGCACGCGCATCCAGGCCGGGGACCGCGTGATCGCCCTGCCCAGCGCCGGCCTGCACACGAACGGCTACTCCCTGGCCCGCATGGCCCTGGACGGCCTGGACTGGAACGAGGCCAGAAGTGACCTGAACGGCGAGCGTCTCGCGGACCTGCTGACTGTCCCGCACCGCGCGTACGTGCCCGCCTTTGACGCCCTGGAAGCGGCCGGGGTGGACGTGCGCGGCATGGCGCACATCACCGGCGGCGGCCTGGTGGACAACCCGCCCCGCGTGTTCCCTGCCGGCATCGGCATGCAGGTGAACACCGCCTCCTGGACCGTCCCGCCCGTCTTCGAGCTGATCGTGAAGCAGGCGCAGGTGGACCGCCACGAGGCCTTCCGTGCCCTGAACATGGGCGTGGGGTTCCTGTTCATCGTGCCGGCCGCGCAGGAGGCTCAGGCCCTGGCCGCCCTGAGCGCCGCCGGGCAGCAGCCCTGGGTGATCGGGGAGATGATCGCCGGACAGGGCGTCACCTTCTCCGGCGGTCAGGGCAGTTGAAACGCCGCCTCGCCCCCTTCGGCTTCACCGCCCCGGATCGCGCCACCGCGACGGAATTCTGGGTGGTGCGCCACGGGGAAAGCACCTGGAACGTGGACGGCCGCTACCAGGGCCAGACGGACGTGCCCCTCAGCCACGTGGGCGTGCTGCAGGCCGCCAGCCTCGCCGAGCGCCTGACGGGTTTGCACTTCGACGCGGTGTACAGCAGTGACCTCGCCCGCGCCATGCAGACCGCCGAGATGGTCACCGAGCGCCTCAGCGGGCACCCGGCGGTGCAGCCCGCCCCGGACCTGCGCGAGATCGACGTCGGGGAACTGTCCGGCCTGACCGTGGCCGACATCCGCCAGCAGTACCCGCAGTACCTTCAGGACCTCTCGGCGGATTCCTGGGGCACCCGCCGGCCCGGCGGGGAGAGCATGGAAGACCTCTTCTCCCGCTGTGGCGTGGCGTTTCACCGCATCCGCGCGCTGCACCCCGGGCACCGGGTGCTGGTGTTCACGCACGGCGGCGTGGTCCGCGTGGCGGTCGGGCTGGCGCTGGGCGGCGTGCCCGCGCATTCCTGGGCGCGTCTGAGCGTCACGAACACCAGCATCACCCGCGTGCTGCTGTCCGAGCAGAGCGGCACCCTGTTGGGCTTCAACGACGACGCGCACCTGGAAAACCTCGCGGAGGCCACCGAGGCCGACGATGTGCTGGGGCAGTCCCCGTGACTGCGCCCGCCGCCTCTTTGCTGGACCGGTACCTCGCCAGCGACCCCCGCGCTCTGGCCCGCGCCCTCACGCTGGCCGAGGCGGGTCTGCCGGCCGCGCGGCCCCTGCTGCGCGCCGCGCGCACCCGAGCGCACCGCGCCACCGTGCTCGGCGTGACCGGCAGCCCTGGCAGCGGCAAGAGCACCCTGACCGGAGCGCTGATCGCCACGCTGCGCGCCGAGGGCAAGCGCGTCGCGGTGCTGGCCGTGGACCCCAGCAGCCCGTACAGCGGCGGCGCGATCCTCGGGGACCGCATCCGCATGCTGCGCCACCACGCCGACCCGGGCGTGTTCGTCCGCTCCCTCGCCACGCGCGGCGCGCTGGGTGGCCTGTCCGCCCGGACCATGCAGGTCCTCGCGCTGCTGGAAGGCGCGGGGTTTGACTGGGTGATCCTGGAAACCGTGGGCGTCGGCCAGTCCGAGGTGGACGTGGCCGCCGTGTGCGACCACACCCTGCTCGTCCTCACGCCGGCCGGCGGGGACGGCGTGCAAGCCTTCAAGGCCGGCATCATGGAGATCGCGGACGTGATCGCCGTGAACAAGGCCGACCTGCCCGGCGCCGACCGCACCGTGCGGGAACTCATGGCCGCGCAGGGCCTCGGCGCCCACGACGAGCACACCTGGTTCGCTCCGATCCGCCGCACCATCGCCAGCCAGGACCAGGGCATGGAGAAACTCGTGGAGGCCGTCCTGAAACACCGCGAGCACCTGGGTGAACCCGGCCTGAACGCCCGCCGCGCCGCCCGCGCCGAGTACGAGGTCCGGTCCCTGGTGCAGGAACGCCTGATGGAACGCGCCCGGGTGCAGAGCCGCGACCTGTACGCCCGCGTCGCCCGCGGGGAACTGGATGCGGACGACGTGGCCGACGCCCTGGTGCAGGGTGACGGCCTGCCCGGCCGCGGCCGCGGGGCCCAGGGGTGAGGGCCCGCACGCTGGCCCCGCTGCTGCTGGCGTTCCTGACCGCGCAGCGCCTCGTGGAACTGCGCCGCGCCCGCGCGAACGAACGCTGGGCACGCGCGCAGGGCGCCGCGGAGTACGGCCGGGCGCATTACCCGCTGTTTTTCGTCCTGCACCCCACCTGGATGCTGTTCACGCTGCTCGAGGGCCGCGCCAGCCGAGGCCGCGTGAACCTGCCCGCCCTGCTGGTGTTCCTCGCCGCGCAGCCGCTGCGCGCCTGGGTGATGCGCAGCCTGGGCCGCTACTGGAACACGAAGATCCTGATCGTGCCCGGCGGGCAGCGCGTCACCGCCGGCCCCTTCCGGTACCTGAAGCACCCCAACTACGCCGTGGTCGCCCTGGAGATCGCCTCGGCGCCGCTGGCGGTGGGCGCGTGGCGCACCGCGCTGGCCTACACCGTCCTGAACGCCGCGCTGCTCCTGCTCGTCCGCATTCCCGCCGAGGAACGGGCCCTGGCGCACTACGCCGCCACGCAGGGCGACCCGGCCGGCCACTGAACGCCCTGCTCCTGGCTCAGTGCAGGCCGTGGGTCCGGGTGTCGCGCCGCTCGAACAGCAGACCCTCGGGCGTGTCGGCCACCTCCAGCACCGGCAGCACCTCCGTGCCCTGAAGTTCCAGGCGGGACCGGCCGCCCGCCCCGGTGCGCTCCACCAGCGCCGCCACGGCCCGCACCCGCACCCCGGAGTGCGCCGCGCGCAGGCACAGGTCCAGTTCCGCCACGCCGTCCGACAGCTGCGTCGTCACGAGGGCCGCGTCCGCCGATCCCGTCAGGGCGTCCACGCCCGAGGCCCGCACGACCGGCAGGCCCCGCCAGGCGCCGAGCTGCTCGGCCACCCCCTCGGCGCCCGGCAGGGGAATCAGCACCCCCACCGGCGGCAGCAGCGCGTCCAGGTGCGCGGCCACCTCCACGACCTCCTCCTGCGGGAGCCGCCGCAGGTGCCCCAGCAGCCCCTCCTCGGAGCTGAGCAGCTGTTTGGTCCGCTGGCGGAAGAGGTGCAGGCCCATAATGCAGTGTAGGGCCGCGTCTGGCACGCCCGCGCGGCGCGTTCCAAGCGCATCGGACGCTCATCGCGCAAGGGGAGTGGGCGGCGCATCTGCACCGGCCCCTGGGCAACCGCGCGCCCCGGGAGTAGGGTAGCGGGCATGTCGGTTCCCCACGCCCACGCGGCCGTGACCAGCGTCTCCCGCCACTCGGCGGCGATTGCCCTCGCCATGACCGCCGGGCACTTCATCAACGACGCCTACGGCGCCATGCTCACCCCCCTGACCCCCGCCCTGCAGAGCAAATTTGGGGTGAGCATCGCCGCCGTGACCCTGCTCTCCAGCGTGTACAGCCTGACCAGCAGCGTCCTTCAGCCCCTGCTGGGCATTCTGGGCGAACGCCTGGACCGCCGGTACGCCGCGGCGCTGGGCCCCCTGCTGACGGGCCTGGGCCTCACCCTGATGGGCTTCGTGCCGTGGTTCGGGGCGCTGATGCTGCTGGTCGCCGTGGCAGGTTTCGGCAGCGGATTCTTCCATCCGGCCGGAGCGGCGTACGTGGCGCAGCACAGCCCCCAGGACAAACGCGGCCTGTGGGCCAGCCTGTTCAGCGCCGGCGGGACCGGCGGCATGGCCCTGGGCCCGGTGTTCGCCGGCGTGGGCCTCACTCACCTCCCGTGGTTCGCCCTGATCGGCGCGGTGATCGCCGCCGTCACGTTCGCGGTCACGCCCAGCGGCACCCAGAAGGCCAGGCGGGTCAGCCTCGCCGAGTACGCCGGGATCTTCAAGGGTCCCCTGGTGTGGCTGTGGGGCATGGCGGTGCTGCGCAGCCTCGCCAGCATGGGGTACAACGCCATGCTGCCCTTCATCCTTCCGCTGCGCGGCTACGGCGCGCGGGAGGTCGGCATCACGCTCGCGGTGTACGCGGTCGCCAGCGCCGCCGGCGGCATCCTCGGCGGGCGGGCCAGCGACCGCTACGGCCGCACCCCGGTCCTGCGCTCCGCCATCCTGACCAGCATTCCCTTCTTCGCGCTGCTGATCCTCAGCCACCCCGGGCAGTGGTGGTTCTACCCCCTGACCTTCCTGGTGGGTGCCGCCGTGAACGCCAGCATCCCGGTCGGCGTGGTCACCGCGCAGGAGTACGCGCCGCAGCACGTCGCGGTCGCCAGCAGCATCATGATGGGCTTCTCCTGGGGCTTCGCGGGCCTGCTGGTGTTCCTGGTCGGCGCGCTCGCCGACGTCACCACCCCCATCATTGCCGCGCTCGCCTCGCTGGCCCTGCTGGTCCCCAGCGCCCTGATCGCCTACCGCCTGCCGGAACCCGGCAAGACCGAGTTCCAGCCCTGAGGCCTCCCATGAACGACCACACCAAAGTCTGGCTCCGCAAATGGCTTCCCGTCATCATGTTCGTGTTCTTCGGCCTGCTCACGCTGGCGCAGCTGTGGCTGGCCGCCAACCCCGGCTGAGGCCACGCGCCCGATCTTTGAATTGCACCCTGCTCGGCTGACCGGGCTCCCCCGGGCGCGTACACTCGTCCGGTGACCCGCAGTTCCGCCCCCACCTCCAAGACCGGCCCCCCGAACCTGAACGCCCTGATGCCCGCGGCGCCCGCAGGAAACCTGCTGCTGCTGCCGCAGGTGGCGCGCGCGGCGCTGTTCGCGGCGCACCCGGGCCCGGCGGTGCTGCTCACCACCCCGGACCGGATCGGCAGTTACGCGTCCGCCGGGGCGCTGGGGGCGCCCGTCAGCGTGAACCCCGGCCTGCGTGACTGGGACGCCAGGCACGAGCACGTCGTGCTGGACGTGAACACCGCTATCGACCTGTTCCCCGCCCGCCCGGAAGACCACGCCCTGAGCCTGAAGGTCGGCGCGAGCTACCCGCGCGAGGCGCTGCTGGCCCGGCTGGAAGCCTTCGGGTACGAGCGGGGCGAGGAACCCGGCTACGAACTGCGCGGCGACACACTGGAACTGCGCCTGACGCCCGGCGCCGGCCTGCCTGCCGAGGCCGAGGAGGACCTGTGGGTGCGCGCCGAGTTCTTCGGGGATGAACTGGACACCCTCCGCACCCTGAGACCCGGCGAGGTGAGCGGCGTGAAGACGCAGGCGTTCACGCTGGAGCCCACCGCCGAGTACCTCACGGAAACGAGGTGGGACGCCACGCGGCTGGACCTGCTGCCCGGGCGGGTGTTCCTGGACTCCCCGGAGTTCTATGCCAGCAGCCTGGGCGTCCTGATCGACACCCTCTGGCCGAAACTGGAGGGCCGGGACGTGACCAGTTTCGGCCGGGCGCCGCTGGACCTCCCGGACCTGGACACCGGCCTGACCGCCCTGCCGTTTTACCGCGCGCGCCTCAGCGACCTGGACCGCGACGTGCAGGAGTGGCGCGGCGCCGGGTACCGCGTGTTCATCCTGGTACGCCACGACCGCACCGCCGCCTACCTGGCGGACAAGCTGCTGAACACCCACGAGATCCCCTGGCTGACCGTGCCGCGCCTTCCGGAAGGCGGCCTGGGCTTCCTGCGCGCCAGCGGCGAGGGCGGCTTCGTCATTCCCGAGTTCAACACGGTCGTCCTGACCGAGGACCTGATCTACGGCTTCCAGGGCGGCAGCGCCCTGCGCGGCAAGAAGCTCACCGGGCGGCCCGTCACGGACGCGCTGGGCCTGCACGTCGGCGACTACCTGATTCACCCGGAGCACGGCATCGGGCAGTTCGAGGGCCTGGAAACCCGCAAGGTGCTGGGCGTCACCCGCGACTACCTGAACCTCCAGTACCGGAACGGCGCGCGCCTGAGCGTGCCCATCGAGCAGCTGCCCGTCCTGCGCCGCCACCCCGGCACCACCGACGATCCGCCGGTGCTGAGCAGCTTCGACAAGAAAGACTGGGCGCGCGCCAAGGAAAAAGCCCGCAAGAACGCCGAGGAAGTCGCCGGGAAGCTCCTCATCCAGTACGCGGCGCGGCAGGTTACGCCCGGCAACGCCTTCCCCCCCAACCCCGAATGGGACGAGCAGGTGGAGAAGAACTTCAAGTTCGACCTCACCAGCGACCAGCGCATCTCCCTGAAAGAAACCCTGCGGGACCTCGAAAAACCCAACCCCGCCGACCGCCTGATCTCGGGCGACGTGGGCTTCGGGAAGACCGAGGTGGCCCTGCGCGCCGCGCACCGCGTCGTCGGGCACGGCAAGCAGGTCGCCATCCTGGTGCCCACCACCCTGCTCGCCGAGCAGCACACCACCACCTTCGTCGAGCGCTTCAAGGACCTGCCCGTGCGTGTGGAGGGCCTGTCGCGCTTCACCACGCCGCAGCAGTCCAAACGCATCCTCGCGGACGTCCGCGCCGGCAAGGTGGACATCTTGATCGGCACGCACCGCCTGCTGTCCGGCGACATCGAGTTCAAGGACCTGGGCCTGATCATCGTGGACGAAGAACACCGCTTCGGGGTGGGCCAGAAAGAAAAGCTCCGCGCGCTGCGCGGCCTGCCCGCCCTCGAAGGCGGCAAGCTGGACCTCCCGGAAGGGCAGAAGGCGGTGGACACCCTGGCCCTGTCCGCCACGCCCATCCCCCGCACGCTGTACATGAGCATGGTCGGCCTGCGCGACATGAGCAGCATCCAGACCCCACCCAAGGGCCGCAAACCCATCCAGACGATCCTGGCGCCCTTCGACCCCAGCACCGTGCGCGACGCGATCATGACCGAGATCGACCGCGGCGGCAAGGTCTTCTACATCCACGACCGCATCGCCAGCATCGGCGCCCGCAGCCTGTACCTGCGCAACCTCGTGCCCGAAGCGCGCATCGGCGTCGCGCACGGCCGCATGAACGAGGAAGAACTCGAGGAGATCATGCTCGGCTTCGAACAGGGCGCCTTCGACGTGCTGCTCGCCACCACCATCGTCGAAACCGGCCTGGACATCCCCGAGGCGAACACCATCCTGATCGAACGCGCCGATCGGCTCGGCCTCGCGCAGCTCTACCAGCTGCGTGGCCGCGTCGGCCGCCGCCAGCAGACCGCGTACGCCTACCTCTTCTACCCCCCACGCATGACCGAGAACGCCCAGCGGCGCCTGTGGGCCATCGCCGACCTCCAGGACCTCGGCAGCGGCCACCTGCTCGCCGAAAAGGACATGGAGATCCGCGGCGTGGGCAACATCCTCGGCGAGGAACAGCACGGGCACGTGCAGGCCGTCAGCATCGACGTGTACACCGAGATGCTCGCCGAGGCCGTCGCCCGCCTCAAGGGCGAGAAACGCGAGGAGCCCGTCAGCATCAGCATCGATCTGCCCGTCAACGCCCGCCTCAGCCCCGAGTACTTCAGCGCCGACGGCCCCGAAAAAGGCGAGGAAGCCCGCATCGCCACCTACGGCCGCCTCAGCGAAGCCCGCACCCTCCAGGCGATCAGCCGCGTGGAACGCGACCTGCGCAAGAAGTACGGCCCGCCCAGCCCCGAAGTGCAGAACTTCATCGACCTCGCCAAACTCCGCCTCACCGCCGCCGCCAAACGCGTGCTGAGCATCGGCGAGACCATGACCCACCTCCAGATCACCTTCGCGTACAAGGCCCTGGACTACGACGCCCCCGGCCTCAAACGCTTCCCCCACCGCACGGAAGTGCAGACCTTCCCGCCCAGCGTGAAACTGGAAAAACGCGGCCTGAAACCCGACGATTACGCCCGCACCCTGATCGATCTGCTCGGCTACTTCGGGTAAGGGGAAAAAGAGGAGGGGATGAAGGGTAAACCGCGCCGGCAGGCCTCATGGTTCAGTCAAGCTGGCCG from Deinococcus ficus includes:
- the purM gene encoding phosphoribosylformylglycinamidine cyclo-ligase, which encodes MTDNTHAAHAGATAQQGSASAYERAGVSIEAGHRAVNLMKGAVARTHGPQVLGGIGGFGGLFRPEFTGMTDPVLVASTDGVGTKTKVASRVGRYGGLGADIVNHCVNDILVQGARPLFFLDYVAMGKLSPELVADVVTGAAQACEALGVALLGGETAEMPGVYVEGELDIVGTIVGVVDRPKLIDGTRIQAGDRVIALPSAGLHTNGYSLARMALDGLDWNEARSDLNGERLADLLTVPHRAYVPAFDALEAAGVDVRGMAHITGGGLVDNPPRVFPAGIGMQVNTASWTVPPVFELIVKQAQVDRHEAFRALNMGVGFLFIVPAAQEAQALAALSAAGQQPWVIGEMIAGQGVTFSGGQGS
- a CDS encoding DEAD/DEAH box helicase; this translates as MPAAPAGNLLLLPQVARAALFAAHPGPAVLLTTPDRIGSYASAGALGAPVSVNPGLRDWDARHEHVVLDVNTAIDLFPARPEDHALSLKVGASYPREALLARLEAFGYERGEEPGYELRGDTLELRLTPGAGLPAEAEEDLWVRAEFFGDELDTLRTLRPGEVSGVKTQAFTLEPTAEYLTETRWDATRLDLLPGRVFLDSPEFYASSLGVLIDTLWPKLEGRDVTSFGRAPLDLPDLDTGLTALPFYRARLSDLDRDVQEWRGAGYRVFILVRHDRTAAYLADKLLNTHEIPWLTVPRLPEGGLGFLRASGEGGFVIPEFNTVVLTEDLIYGFQGGSALRGKKLTGRPVTDALGLHVGDYLIHPEHGIGQFEGLETRKVLGVTRDYLNLQYRNGARLSVPIEQLPVLRRHPGTTDDPPVLSSFDKKDWARAKEKARKNAEEVAGKLLIQYAARQVTPGNAFPPNPEWDEQVEKNFKFDLTSDQRISLKETLRDLEKPNPADRLISGDVGFGKTEVALRAAHRVVGHGKQVAILVPTTLLAEQHTTTFVERFKDLPVRVEGLSRFTTPQQSKRILADVRAGKVDILIGTHRLLSGDIEFKDLGLIIVDEEHRFGVGQKEKLRALRGLPALEGGKLDLPEGQKAVDTLALSATPIPRTLYMSMVGLRDMSSIQTPPKGRKPIQTILAPFDPSTVRDAIMTEIDRGGKVFYIHDRIASIGARSLYLRNLVPEARIGVAHGRMNEEELEEIMLGFEQGAFDVLLATTIVETGLDIPEANTILIERADRLGLAQLYQLRGRVGRRQQTAYAYLFYPPRMTENAQRRLWAIADLQDLGSGHLLAEKDMEIRGVGNILGEEQHGHVQAVSIDVYTEMLAEAVARLKGEKREEPVSISIDLPVNARLSPEYFSADGPEKGEEARIATYGRLSEARTLQAISRVERDLRKKYGPPSPEVQNFIDLAKLRLTAAAKRVLSIGETMTHLQITFAYKALDYDAPGLKRFPHRTEVQTFPPSVKLEKRGLKPDDYARTLIDLLGYFG
- the meaB gene encoding methylmalonyl Co-A mutase-associated GTPase MeaB: MTAPAASLLDRYLASDPRALARALTLAEAGLPAARPLLRAARTRAHRATVLGVTGSPGSGKSTLTGALIATLRAEGKRVAVLAVDPSSPYSGGAILGDRIRMLRHHADPGVFVRSLATRGALGGLSARTMQVLALLEGAGFDWVILETVGVGQSEVDVAAVCDHTLLVLTPAGGDGVQAFKAGIMEIADVIAVNKADLPGADRTVRELMAAQGLGAHDEHTWFAPIRRTIASQDQGMEKLVEAVLKHREHLGEPGLNARRAARAEYEVRSLVQERLMERARVQSRDLYARVARGELDADDVADALVQGDGLPGRGRGAQG
- a CDS encoding isoprenylcysteine carboxyl methyltransferase family protein, producing the protein MRARTLAPLLLAFLTAQRLVELRRARANERWARAQGAAEYGRAHYPLFFVLHPTWMLFTLLEGRASRGRVNLPALLVFLAAQPLRAWVMRSLGRYWNTKILIVPGGQRVTAGPFRYLKHPNYAVVALEIASAPLAVGAWRTALAYTVLNAALLLLVRIPAEERALAHYAATQGDPAGH
- a CDS encoding histidine phosphatase family protein, which produces MKRRLAPFGFTAPDRATATEFWVVRHGESTWNVDGRYQGQTDVPLSHVGVLQAASLAERLTGLHFDAVYSSDLARAMQTAEMVTERLSGHPAVQPAPDLREIDVGELSGLTVADIRQQYPQYLQDLSADSWGTRRPGGESMEDLFSRCGVAFHRIRALHPGHRVLVFTHGGVVRVAVGLALGGVPAHSWARLSVTNTSITRVLLSEQSGTLLGFNDDAHLENLAEATEADDVLGQSP
- a CDS encoding MFS transporter, giving the protein MSVPHAHAAVTSVSRHSAAIALAMTAGHFINDAYGAMLTPLTPALQSKFGVSIAAVTLLSSVYSLTSSVLQPLLGILGERLDRRYAAALGPLLTGLGLTLMGFVPWFGALMLLVAVAGFGSGFFHPAGAAYVAQHSPQDKRGLWASLFSAGGTGGMALGPVFAGVGLTHLPWFALIGAVIAAVTFAVTPSGTQKARRVSLAEYAGIFKGPLVWLWGMAVLRSLASMGYNAMLPFILPLRGYGAREVGITLAVYAVASAAGGILGGRASDRYGRTPVLRSAILTSIPFFALLILSHPGQWWFYPLTFLVGAAVNASIPVGVVTAQEYAPQHVAVASSIMMGFSWGFAGLLVFLVGALADVTTPIIAALASLALLVPSALIAYRLPEPGKTEFQP